The segment CCATTTTCTCCGGATTCGTGATGATGCCCTGCTTCTCTTGATCGCACTAGGAACACAAAGGGATCAATTAGGAaagtttcatcccacctcagCCCCGCTTCCCGCTCCCCACTCACCTTATTGGCCAGCAGTATGCAGGGTATGGGACTCCCGTCTGGCAGCTGCACCTTCGAATCCAGATCCTCCTTCCACTTGCTCACACAGTCGAAGGTTCCGCTGCGTGTCACGTCGAACACGATGAACGCCCCCACCGCCTCCTTGTAGTAGACTCGGGTCATATTGCCGAATCTCTCCTGGCCGGCGATGTCCCACAGCTGCAGGCGCACTATCGTGTTGCAATCCCACTGGAGCACCTTCAGGGCGAAGTCCACGCCAATGGTGGCCCGATAGTTTTGGCTGAAGAACTGGTGCACGTAGCGCTTGATGAAGGACGTCTTTCCTGTGCCTAGCTCGCCGATGACTAGAATTTTGTACAGATGCTCGCGTTTCTCGCTGGTTGACGTCATGATGGCctggaaagtttgaaaataATGGACTTTTAGCAAGCGGATCGGAACAGCCTATTCTACATAGGTTATGGATTAATCTACAATATCTTCGGAGTATTTTCACTTCAATCGGAACCTCTTGGGGCTATGCAAAGCGGGTTCTTTATCGTTCAAATGAACACTGTCGATTGTCTAGAGCTCTCATCCGCGCAGTTGAAtgacacgcacacacacgcacgaaCAGAGCCTCCCACGAAAAGGCGGCCGATGAACAGCCGTCGAGGgcaggcacacagaggcaacACGACACTTGTGGGGCTTCGGTTGTAAATCAACGAGGTAAACAGTTGGGCGACACCTTACCGGTTCCATTTCCTGATCCATGGTCAGGTCACCAAAGGCCGGCATGGGGTTCGCAGTGGCTGGATCTTTTACGGACTGCTCCTCGCTGGCCACGGAGTGATAGTGCAGGGTCTCCCTTCGGCCCTCGATGCTGTCGTGGTCACTCAGAACGATCTGCTGCTGGGCAAAGCTGAGTCGCCGGAGGCTGGAGTCGCTGGGTTCTTCGCTGGAGCTGGGTGGCTGATTGGCTAACGCGGCTACGGCAGCCTCGTATGTACTGAGGGGACTGCGCACGGCGCTACCTACGGCGAAACGGACCACGGGCGATGGATTGACGGCCTGGGCGCTCTCCGCTGAGGACACGGCGTCGTCGGCAGACTGCTCGTTCACGACTGGCAGGGGTGGGGGCGGACACGTGGGCGGCTCCGGCTCTGGACTGGGTGGCGCCTCTAGGGCCGGCACTTGGTTGCTCTCTGGGGTGGCCACCGTTGTGGCGTTGGTGGCGACTTGTCTCGAAAGGCGGTGTccgcgctgctgctgttgttgcagcaATTCCAGCTTCTTGCTGGAAGATGACTTGCGAACGGCTCCGGTGCTGCTGGCAGACTGAACCTGAACGCGACTCGGCTTGGCCGGGGCCCGCTCTCTGGGCGGCGTATCTCGTGTGCTCTCGGTGATAGCGATTTTCCCTCCTGCCTCTGCAGCTGTCGCGAGTCGTTCTATCGCTGGCGCTGCGGCTGTCGCTGCCTTTGCCTCTGCTGGCTTGGGGGTCGACTGTTGCTTCTTCTTGGCCACAATCAGCTTTGTCGTCCGAGTGCTGCTCGTGTCTTTGGTAGTCACCGTTGTGGTAGTGGTAGCCTTTTTCTTTCCACCCGCTATGGCTTTGCCCGTCGACGCCTCTGACGTTGGTGTCAGGTAATCCGTCTCGCTGGCTGAGCTCTTGGCCCGAGTCTTGCTGCGGCTCTTGGCTTTGGCCGGCTCGACTTTCTTCCCGCTTATGGTTATCTGGAGGAGggtgccgctgctgctggcggaTGGTGCACTGGTGTCTGGGTCCGGTTCTTCGTCTGGAGCTGTCTCCACCCGCTCGAGGCTGGCGTCTAGCACGCTGATCTCATCGCTGGTGGCCAGGCTGTGTGGTCGAACCTTTGGGGTCTTCTTCAGACCGCccagcagcaggcggcggGTCAGACTCTTCTTCTTCAGCGTCTTCCCAGCGGCTCCACTGTCGGTGCTGTCGACGTCCTCCAGATGCGTGGGGGCTTCCTCCTCGCTCTTGGGTTCTTGTTCCTTTTCCTTCTTGGCCTTTGGCTTGGAGAGACTACGAAAGGCGGCCGAGAAGCGTGAACGGGTCTTGATTTTGGAGCTGgtgtcctcctcctcctctttctgctccttctcctccttccTGTCCTTTCTTACCACCAAGTGCTCGCGCTCCGCTGGCAACGGTTCTGATTCGGGTTCTGGTTCCACTTTCTGTATGGCTTTTCCCCGCTGCTTTTTGACGTTTTGCATATTTTCACCTAGGGCTAAACCTGGGGCCTGTTCTTCAAAGGGAGACTCTGCCGTGGGGCTAAACGGAGGCTTCCATGGGGTCGTGTCGTGTACTATCCTGTCTCTCCTGGGATCCTGCAAGGGATCTCGATATCCTGAGCGAATTGAGCAACCGCAATGCAGTCAAAACAATCGCGCACTGAAATCCAAATTGTTGACGTCTAGGCTTTTATAAATTTGATTAAGCCCAgtcgtctgtctgtccctctCCCCTTTCCCTTGCCACCGACAGCACCGTTTTGTGGTCGGTTTTACATTACAGTTATAcacaaaaaaacgagggggaacgttgtgagttgctgcggacaccgcaactctacagttatacccgatacttagtcagtatggctctcctccggcagacgccgctaatattaaacgacacgacaaagagtgcgtgcgagagagacagaaaatcagtctgagcgtgacgtcgggcgctgcgtagccagtgcaaattgattttttccttttgggtataaaaattatccgatctgatccagattctgcagtctgatagatatggtcattatctatgattctgcgtttttagttttctcgaatctgcaatattgtggatgcaacagattttcgtcctttgtgggggcggaagggggtggggcgaaattctgagatatacgttttgtagtgagatctaacagaaatgcggataccaaatttggttactctagccttaatagtctctgagatttgtggatgccccagattttcgtcctttgcgggggcggaagggggtgtggcgaaatttggacacgaaacggtcaaggtccgatatcacaggagtgtggataccaaatttggttgctctggctcttataggttctgagatccttgaactcatattttgcaattggcaaagccgaccatgaaacctgtgtgttagagagagacagagcgagaaagaatgaaattgttttcttgattctggctataataattatacgatctggttgagattttacactctagaacatatagtcatcctctacgattctgcttttttgcttttatcgtatctttaaaaatgtggatgccacagattttcatcctttgtgggggcggaagtgggcggggcgaagttttgaaatatttttgtagcagtgacatatcacagaagtctggatccaaaacaacgttgctctagctcttatagtctttgagcactagtcgctgaaggggacggacagacggacagacggacggacggacagacagacagggctcaatcgactcggctattgatgctgatcaagaatatatatactgtatggggtcggaaacgattccttctggtcgttacacacatccacttttaccacaaatctaatataccccaatactgattttgagtatcgggtataaaaaaccaGCCAAAGTGTGTGCGCTTACCAACACTGGTCCGGGACAGTCGAAATATTGCGAAATGATCGTGAGAAGAGCGGCGGCTTTTGAATGCCGCGATTGAGTCTGGGGCAGCCGCTTATCAAGCAATCCTCGGACAAAGCCAGGTCTGTGTCCGTCTCGACCAAATGGCCGACTGAATGCAGCCGCCTGTCTGTCCACCGGCTGGCCATGCTCCCGAATCAATCGACTCTATCATTGAAATTATGGCGGTGTGTGCCGGGCGGGGGCTCAATCATCTAGCACAGTCGATCAAGCGTACTGTATGACAGTGTCCATTTCTGGGCCGAAATGGAATGGACTGCTCCGGAGTGGATGTACCTGACCTAGCCCAGCCGCCAGCCCCAACCGAGAGGTGTTCATTCACGCACTTCGGTGGCTTCCTTTAAGCTGAGGATTTGCCGCATTTACTTGCCCCAAAAGAGTCGCTCAGCATTAAGTGGGAGACACACATCAATGAGGTGGGTGGGTGGCGTTGGTGGTGTCTTTGAAtgattgctgttgctgctacgTGACTATATAGAATTACGTTTATTACAAAACGTGGTTAGCCCCAATGCAGGCAGAGAGGGGCACAGGTATATAAGATTACACAAGTATAAACCCATAAGCGAAGACTGGATGGCACACATGGGGAACTCGTATCGAGATagatctacatacatatattcccCCGACGGATATGCGGAGCTGGGGACCGATGTCACAACACTTCCTTATATGGAAGGACAGACTTCTATCGTGTGTTGGGCACCTTTGCGGTTCAATTAGGTATTCACTGGGGGCAAAAAATGTAAATATTCCGATGTAAATCGTTCTCATGTTTGAATCAGTCTAAAATCAAGCTTTCTCTCAGTGTAATAAATGGGAAATGGGATACATAATGCGTAGATTCGTGTTGTCTGTCTACAGCTTCCTCGATATGCACATATTGAAATCGGGGACAACTATTTCAACACTCGAATCCCACACAGGCAACAGCTTACATAATTCATGGGGCTCCAGTCGTGGTATGGCATGAAGTCGGGAGAATCGTACGGCACCTCTTTACGGGTTTTCAGGCCATGGAAACCGAAAGCATTAGAAATTCACTTTCCACATAAATGTCGAACGGCGAGGAGGGATCGGAGTCCCTCTTTGTCCATGCAAATGTTGCTCCAGGAGCGGGGCATAGGCATGTGAGGAGTTTGCAATTACCCCAACGACCCTATTCCGCACCAAAGCCACACGGATGCCAGAGGCGGTGGATGGGCGGAGCTCGGCTAAACGTCGAAATCAAAGACCAAACCTGGAGCCCCCGCCCCCAGGGGCTTAGCCATCAAatgtttttgtattttaaaacATGGACTAAACACGTGGCCAAGTTTCTGCAAGGGGCGGCAGTTGCATGCCACACGACACGTGAGCACGTACAGAATATCTTTCAATGTTCCTACTTTCAGAGTTTCATTATACATTCCTGCAGACTATTATAAATAGTTTACAAAGTGAGAACAATTAAATGTTTTACAATATTTAAAACACACTCTTTGAATCTTTTTGAAAACATTTTGTAATTTCGTGCCACATCGATTTGAtatggaaatattttttaGGATTTGCTTTTATTAGGATTAGCATTTCTTTGTCGTCTAATGTCCATGTTTCAGATACAAATGTACAATTTTAAACAGAAGCTTTGCTAGTTCTGAAGTTTGGAATGAAGTTTGTAATCAAGTGACACATTCAAAAACCCCAACCTTGGGGACTAATTATTGGCACATAAATGGGCTCCAAATGGAAAATATACATGCAATCTACACGAATTCTACACCGATTTGGTAGCCTGAATGTATGCTGTGATATTTTTTGTAGATCTCATGTAGATTTTGTGTGTAGCTAATATTCAGAATTCATTTATTCATACAGATTTGACCCCTCAGTTTGCGGGTATGTGAGAGTTTATGATCTTGCAATAAACTAGATTATAGATTGAATGTATGTCTATCAGATTTATGAAAAATGTAGCACGTAAATCAGCTAAAACGATGTAGATAGTGTATAAGCTCTACAAAGTCTATAAAACACCACGATTTCACAggctacatatatataaaactATATACAACGTGCGATAAGCGGGAGTCATTTCTGTTTGATTAGTTTAATTTATATCAGGCTTAACACCTCTAGGGTAACTGCATCTCAATTACGGTATAATATTACCTTGCGTGATTTCAGGTCAGACATATTGATGTGACTCTCCGCCATTATGGATTATTATACTGCTTATCAGCCGCGATTGCTCTGGCAATTGTCATGTAAATGAAATCAGCCCGCCACAGCAGCACAACAGAAAGTGCATTGCCTTAGCCAGCGATCCGCGATGCGACTGCGAGAGAGATTACATAAGGAGATGATATCTCCCCGGACACCACGCGTCCGCCCCATTCCTCAATGGACTCTGCACACGCAGCCCTCTGCTCTATGTCCCATCGCAGTTGGCGTGGAGTGCCAGGCAGCCCTTATCTTATCACTGGCAGGCGGAGGAGGAGTCACCAGCAAAAATATGAGCAACGCCTGATTAGATTGTACCGAAAATGCATTGCAACCTTGTGATTCATGGACTGGGATACTCGTGAAActgtgtgtctctgtgtgtgtgtgcgtgtaatGTATAATTGAAACAATTTGAATTTCTTGCATTAATTAAGGTTCTCCCCCACTCCCCCACTGCCCCATCCACTTCCACGTCCGATTCCTCCTCCACACTTTCGCTTGCTTCGTTCAATAATTGACCTTAAAACGTGACGATATGTTAAACGGTAGCAAACCATTCTCATTCCGATTCCCATTATAGTTTTTCATCAGCAGCCAGcggatatctatatctatgTCTAGCTACAACGAGGAATTACTTAAGTACCCAAGCACACCCACATGGGTTGCCCCCGTCTTCCCCTTCTTCGTCTCTGTCGCTGTCACAGCTAGTCCGTCGATGTTGCGAATGGGGCATGCCATGACGAGAGTGAAATTTTTGTGGTGCTCCCTTTTGGGTTCGCCCCTCAGTACCGGCGACGATTTTCAGCTTGGTATTGTTTTGATTTCATCGCTTTGTTTATACCACGTTCGATCTCAAATGTGGCAACGAATTCAATTTCATTTCCATTTAATTGGTCGGTTAATGGCTGGGAGAAGCGGCATTTGTATTGGCCAAGATAAGACACAAGCGATTGCGAAAACGAGGCGGCTAAACGCGATGTGGGCAACATTAACAGTGAACTGAATTCTGAGGGATAGAATGTTTACACAGTTTATAAGATATTTAAGATATATTTCAGTTTTATAAACAACGCTACTTTCAACGATGCAGAAGAATGCTTGGTTGATTTACATACAATTTCCTACAATTACTGGATATAAGCTTGTTGTATACGCAGCAATTCGATTCCCTCAAGCTGCGGGAAATACCATGATGACGCCTTATTCCAGGCATCTGTTTCGGTTACAAGTCCCAGCTGGGGGGCAGCTAACGAGTTTACCGAGTTCTACGGACTACTAAGTGCCAAATGAGAGTAATGTAAAAGCCATAAGTTGCGTCGCTAACTTACGGGCTGACCAAGCAAAAAGCAATTCATTTCTAAACTTGGTCCACTTATTTTTGGGCAATACCCCATTCCCCAACCAGTGTTGGGCTTAAGCGTGCATTTTGAGTGTGGTTCGCATAAATAAACGTGCCCCGGCATGACTACTGTACGCCTGATCGAGATACTCACTCCGTTGTGCAGGTAGCCGTTGTTTCGGCTGATGTCCATGCTGGTTCGTGTGGCCGCGGGCATGTCCGATGCGAGAGTAAGCGCCTCGACGGCGCAGAGATCGATCTCCGGCTGGCGCTCGATGTACGAGGGTGACGCACTGCGCAGCGAGAATGGGGGGAGCTGATGACCGGCGCAggcggctgctgctcctcctggggCAGGATCAAGTGCTGGCGGCGCACAAAGATGAGCGACTCCTTGGTGCTCAGGGTGCCCAGGGAAATGGCACTGAGGGGATGATGTTTATGCTCCACAGGCAACGTGTCGTCAGAAGAGTTGCTGGTGCTGGTTACGATTACCTTTTTGGCCAGGTAGTGGCAACGTAGACAGGCACACCCACCGAGATGGCTGTACGACTGGGACTTGAGCGGAAGAGTTCTAAGACCGGAGGACTCTTTGGCCAGGCAGTCGCAGATGTTGCGGCGTCCGGCGGAGGTTGAGACAACACTGCTCCGTATGACGCTGGTTGCCATGCAACTCCAGATGCAGATAGATGCTCTTTAGACTTTGGAAAATGACCGGGCTCGCTTGCTCGTGCTCTTGCACTTTTATCGCACTCCCTCTTCAGTCAAGGTCGCTCGCACACACGCTCGTTCTGTGCCTCGTCTCTGTATATTCAACTATTCAGTGGATTTTCGAGTGTTTTGTTTGATTGTCTCGTTCACTCACACACGTATTACATATCACAAAGCTGGCGGCGGCAACATGTGGTTCTGTTCTCCTAGCTCTAATTGCCCCCGTCTCCTGCTCGCACGCGCTTTGTCGCAAGCTTAGCTTCTGTTTCAACGGTAAACAAAGCTCTATGTCTGCACTTGAACTTATCAGAATTATCAGGTATTTATACTCGATTTCACTGCAATTTCGGGCCTGATGGGGCCAGAGGTTGTCGTTATCGCTGCAGGGGGAGGTTTATTGAACTCGACTGTGCACTTTTTTGGACAATTTATTTGTGTATTTGGCGTGAGTGCAGGCGAAACTGGTTTCGTTGACGATGCAAATGGAAGAAATGGAGCACTTTTGGTTTTGGTGGTCACCACCAACTAGTCTCTTGCATAAGCTTAAACGGTTTCGATTGTGCTCGGATTGCGGTATGGTACGAGGCTCTTGGCGCTAATTCTATATCACGGAATGGATTGGAATTCACACACGAACGAAATACGCAAACAACCAAACAGCGATCATAACAACAAAGTGCAGCTGTTAACGTCCGCCATCCACAACTTTTGCGGTAAAAATTAACTGGGCGAACGTTAAGCAAGAGAAACAAACGAAAATGAAAGCATGGGCAACTTCGAAAGCTTTCGCACGAAGCTTTCGTAAGCACTATACAAATACCCGTTAAACAACCGCCGATTTGATAGCGATTGATAATCTAAATAGCGATAATTTTGGGGTTTATCGATTCCAAAGAAGCTTCCGATTGACATTCGGAAGCTCAAAACAGACGGTTTTGTTTTAGTTATTATTATTAGCTTACCCTGACAATGTACGATGCATGATGGAGGCTGTTGTGTTTTGATCTTATTCCAACATTTATTTACATTTATATTTCAATGGACTACAAAataatttgtttgtttgggTATCAGCAATCACTGACGGTTTGTCAGACGTAGCCAAATCTGCCAAGTGGCTAAACACCGTAGGAACAACAGATGTACGAATATATAAAGTCCCTTAAAGACTAAAGAATCGTTCAACACCATTAGAAATGGGAACAGCTTCCAGTGCTCAACACTTGTGCAGCTGCCCTTCGACTACTGGTACAATGTAATGCGACATAGAGGTACACTTCTTAATTATAAACTAGAGGAATCCTGAATCGTAAGTTTTTGCGAGTTTGGTTTTGGTCGATTTAATTGTCCTTTTTTATGGCCTGTGTCTGACCCTCGGCACTTTTCCGTTTGGCCAGCATGTAATGCGACACGTTCTCGTACACGAGGAACGTGATCATGCACGCGGGTATCACACGCGTCAGGTTAGGCTGCAGGCCCTTGTAGAAGCCGTTGAGGCCTTCGAACCTGCAATGAAACGAAACATGGATAGGGGGTTAGTGACTGTGATGAGGTGGCTACAATTACTTACAGTACATCGCGTTGGCTGTTTCAGTTTAGCAAAGAGATTCTGCACAAGTTACGAGAATGGGAAATAGATAGAGAGGAGCACGGACTACTTACAACATAGCGTACggctgaagctgaagcccaTAGCCCTTGGCCAAATTAAAAGACTCTGGTTGGACCCGAGACGTTCTTtagtttgttgttttttttttgtgtcctTTTGGATTGCCATCATGGCATTTTAATATAGGTAAGTAACTAGTTTTGTATTTTCTTCTCTTGGTTGTATGGTTTGATTGGAATTGTTCTGCTTCAGCAGCTTAGTTGGTGGTTCACAATGcgttttatatttatttacataAGTGTCAAGGTTCATTTCATCCTTAAGATTATAAACCATTTGCGAAACTATGAAGAATCTTTTTGCCAAAACGAAATTTTGTCTCAACTAAACTAGAAACTGGTTTCAGCTGCGTATACAATTCCAATCCattacaaaataaatattttaactAAACTATGAACtaaatgtgtgtgtgggtgtgtgttgCTTCGGTGAATTTACATACCATCACAACAATAACTTTCAACGTGAAGATGCGCAGAATGTAAAACAAACTAGTTATGGAATTAACTTGGGGCTAGTATTTAGGTGGTTCTTAATCGAATTATAACAATAATACAAAACATGTTGtcatttttgttgctgtttgctgcaCATTGGAGGAAACTAGAAAGATTCGTGTATTCTAGGTGCTTAAATTCTGTTCCAGATTTTAGATCCTAATTCCTAGATGCTAGATCCTATGTTCTGGTTAATACTATATCTAGCTGGTCAGCTTCTCCCAAATCAGCATGACCATGCAGATGTTGGGCGTGACGTGGACCAGGTACGGCACAAGTCCTTTATAGAAACCGCGCATGCGTTCGTACCTCCAAGTCTGTTTAATGCAGTCCCAGGTGCCGCTGTAGCGGTGGTGGTGATCCTGCAGACGGGCACGCACCACCTGGTATGGGTATGTGGCTGCTGCCGCAATCAGCTTGGAGACGGCCGCAAAGGCCAAGTACTCGGTGGTGGCCTGTGGATGGAAAGCGATGTACGGTTAGAAATGCGAGCGAAAAGAAATTTTCTTGAACAGCTGCCAAATCGCTCAGACGTCACCAAAGAGCAGCCATAGCCGGATATATACAGATATGGATGTGCCTATACTATAtctgtatgtatatattatatcGGAGGGCAACGGCACGAGCAACCTGGTCATGTGATGCTGTTCTCCACTGATTTGTATACACACCAGTTTCGTATCGATGGGCAGCTTGCGGTATTCGTTGTAGGCATTCTTCATCTCCTCGTAGGTCATGAACTGAATGGCGCCGTGTGAGACGCCCAGCATGCCGGGAACGAACCCTCTGTACAGGCCCCGGACACCCTCCTCCTTGTAGATCTGGCTCAGAGCATGTACCATTCCCCGGTACTCGGCACTGGCCGAGGCGTCACACTGCAGACACAGGCGCGTCTTCACCACCCAAATGGGATTGGTTAGGAGCAGGGTGAGGGCTCCAGACTCGGCGGCAGCCAGCATGTGCATGGCGGGACCCAGTGGCATCGTTGTATTACCGCCCTGGATGAATGTTTTGATGGTGTTGTAGCTGCAAGTGACAAGGGAAGTTTTAATCGATGGTTTCTTCGAGATAAATGCAAGTTCAGATCCACTTACAACATGAAGTACAGCCCCCAGGAGGAGCCCGATCCCCAGACATTGGGGGTGACGCCCTTGTAGAGCCCTCGGAACCCCTCTTGGCGGAAAATGGTGGTAAAAGCGCTGCCCAATCCACGATACTGGGGCACCGTCGCTGTCCGTCCATCGTTAACTAAAAGTAGACAATCGAAACGGAGAAACCGTTGTGATAAATACGTCTAGACAGGGCAGTAAAAATCGTGTCATCATATAGCTGGATAATTGGGCAGGAGGGCACGGTAAGGCTAGGATACGTCATCTTGTTGCTTGTTCTTTACCGTAGGCAACTGTACGGACCTCGGCTCGGTACAGCACGGCCCGGAATGGACGGCAAATCAGTTGTTGACTCTAACAGGCCCTGGCCAAAGTTGTTTTCGCCCAACTGATAGCGTTAATTGCCAGCGGATGCGATAAGCAGGGAGAGTCCAAATGAGCTCTACATTTGTACGCGTCCATTAGCATCTATTTATAtgaaaatatgtatgtacgagCACGGTCGTAGCGGGGGCTGGCCTGACAACAGCACCACAAGCCAGAAAGGGGGCTCGTCTTTTGCCAGAACTTTCAGTATTCTCAATTTTTGTATTTCTTAGCTATTTTTAGTTGCCCCATGAGTGACCTTGAGCGATGGCACTAACTGGCTGCTGCTCGGCAGATCCGGATGATGATCTATAAATTAAGTAAACGCCTAACTGCTGACACAATCGAGTTTTAGGGCAAAGTTATGAGTTTTTGATGGTGCACTCGATAGCACCCGATAAGGTCACAAGTGGCGGGGCTGATTCAGCGAATTTCCCGCTTGGCAACAGGCTGGAACTCGGTTTGCGGCTGCTTGTGCAACATAAACCGGACAGGACAGTGCCCAAAGCTGTCGTCTGTCAGCGGCCGAAATTTGACGTTAACAAAGCGAATGTACAGTCAGCAGcaagcagcaccagcagcaccaggcAGCAGCGTGGTCACGTGAGCAAAAGAGCAAAAGCAAACAAGTTTCGAGCGTCTGAGCCAAATGCGTCATCGCGTCGCAGAAAAGTAGAAGGCCTTGCGCAAGTCAAGTCAATAGAAAACAGCTGTTGAAGCTGGAGAAGATTCGACGAGATTTCGAGCTGAAATTACTCCGAGATACTACACATTGTTAATGGAAATAGAAGAACAGAGAGCTGAAAGCTGTGGGCTGCTATCTACCAGTGTGCTCGTATGTCTTGGTCTTTGAGCTGCTTTATCAGTTTACGAAATTTCGCATGGTGTGATTTTATTCGCATAAACAACCTAATTTGCTGGGACTCCCATTGTGGTTGTTGTTTACTCAACATTTTTCTGCTGAATTTACATATTGACTCTTACACTGGTCGCCTTTTAGCGCTGATCTCaagcagcaacaaaacaataatatttaataaacCCGCTccggttgttgttgttttgaaCCCGACTATACGGAAATACTGCTCGTGTACACATATTTGGCATGAAGCGCCAACGAGGCCAACTACATTTGTACATGTATGTTGGGAAATGACTCATTGAATGTTTTTCCACAAGCCAAGCAAAGGAGGCGAAAAAAACGACTATCAGATGATTAAGAATGACAATCAGCTGTTCGTTTCCTGTGAAATTGTATCTGCTAATTACAGGCAATAGCACCCACTGAGGTTAACTGTTGGGGTTAATATCGATCTTTGACAGGCAACGAAAAACAGTTTGAGGGCGTGTTTTTATTTGCTTCTCGAGAATTCTAGATTAAAGTAAATTTAGCCAacagtggagtggagtggggcATAATCAGTCATACAGAATTCTCAACAAATCAATAAATTTCGACCAGCTATCGGACGCGtcagcaaagaaaaagaacCATTCAAAAAATGACAATCACCCAAACCCGGCACCGTCTCAGTTTACTGACGAAGCCTTTCTGCAGCCTCAGGCAGCAACCGTTTCAAATGTTCCATGGAAATTTTCCAATTGCACTGCGCAACCACATTCGAGAgacggggcggggcggggtgCCGAGGCACAACAGTGCAATCTCCAGCCAAGCTGGCGACGCTGTGGAGGCGTCTGCACGTGCTGTGGGGTTCAGTATCAGCAGCTGGCAGCCCCAAGTACAGTGGAAACCGCTTAAAATAAATGAAATGTAACTCACCAGCAAATCGAATCTTGATAAGGTCCAGTGGATGGAGTATAATTGTGGACGCTACACCTCCGGATACTCCGGCCACCAGATGCTCGTACTTGAAGTGAACATTGAACTTCTTAGGACTGCCCGTGGCTGCTGGACCGCTGGGATTCATTTTGGGATCGATCTCTCTTGTATCTTTGTATTACTGCTATAATCTTAAGTTTTCCTTTTTGCAGAGTTCACTGTGCGCGTGAATTGTGCT is part of the Drosophila miranda strain MSH22 chromosome Y unlocalized genomic scaffold, D.miranda_PacBio2.1 Contig_Y1_pilon, whole genome shotgun sequence genome and harbors:
- the LOC108158826 gene encoding mitochondrial folate transporter/carrier translates to MNPSGPAATGSPKKFNVHFKYEHLVAGVSGGVASTIILHPLDLIKIRFAVNDGRTATVPQYRGLGSAFTTIFRQEGFRGLYKGVTPNVWGSGSSWGLYFMFYNTIKTFIQGGNTTMPLGPAMHMLAAAESGALTLLLTNPIWVVKTRLCLQCDASASAEYRGMVHALSQIYKEEGVRGLYRGFVPGMLGVSHGAIQFMTYEEMKNAYNEYRKLPIDTKLATTEYLAFAAVSKLIAAAATYPYQVVRARLQDHHHRYSGTWDCIKQTWRFEGLNGFYKGLQPNLTRVIPACMITFLVYENVSHYMLAKRKSAEGQTQAIKKDN
- the LOC117185697 gene encoding ras-related protein Rab-44-like is translated as MQNVKKQRGKAIQKVEPEPESEPLPAEREHLVVRKDRKEEKEQKEEEEDTSSKIKTRSRFSAAFRSLSKPKAKKEKEQEPKSEEEAPTHLEDVDSTDSGAAGKTLKKKSLTRRLLLGGLKKTPKVRPHSLATSDEISVLDASLERVETAPDEEPDPDTSAPSASSSGTLLQITISGKKVEPAKAKSRSKTRAKSSASETDYLTPTSEASTGKAIAGGKKKATTTTTVTTKDTSSTRTTKLIVAKKKQQSTPKPAEAKAATAAAPAIERLATAAEAGGKIAITESTRDTPPRERAPAKPSRVQVQSASSTGAVRKSSSSKKLELLQQQQQRGHRLSRQVATNATTVATPESNQVPALEAPPSPEPEPPTCPPPPLPVVNEQSADDAVSSAESAQAVNPSPVVRFAVGSAVRSPLSTYEAAVAALANQPPSSSEEPSDSSLRRLSFAQQQIVLSDHDSIEGRRETLHYHSVASEEQSVKDPATANPMPAFGDLTMDQEMEPAIMTSTSEKREHLYKILVIGELGTGKTSFIKRYVHQFFSQNYRATIGVDFALKVLQWDCNTIVRLQLWDIAGQERFGNMTRVYYKEAVGAFIVFDVTRSGTFDCVSKWKEDLDSKVQLPDGSPIPCILLANKCDQEKQGIITNPEKMDEYVRENGFAGWFETSAKENINIDEASRALVNKILINDKLITGDLADGDKFNLNSTSDATGTQTKNKCSC
- the LOC117190188 gene encoding uncharacterized protein LOC117190188 → MATSVIRSSVVSTSAGRRNICDCLAKESSGLRTLPLKSQSYSHLGGCACLRCHYLAKKVIVTSTSNSSDDTLPVEHKHHPLSAISLGTLSTKESLIFVRRQHLILPQEEQQPPAPVISSPHSRCAVRHPRTSSASRRSISAPSRRLLSHRTCPRPHEPAWTSAETTATCTTE